The Stenotrophomonas rhizophila genome has a window encoding:
- a CDS encoding inositol monophosphatase family protein has translation MQKPAVTVMVKAARLAGNVLLRNINKLEALNVVQKGRMDYASEVDADAEKVIVKELKRAYPEYGIMGEEGGVQAVNRYMWVIDPLDGTSNYLRGFPHYCVSIALVENGEPIDAVIFDPLRNELFTASRGAGAVLNDRRIRVADRKDLAGAMIHTGFAPRERNRTSAQLKAVDALLVHAEDVRRTGSAALDLAYVACGRADAYFEAGVKAWDIAAGVLLVREAGGRVCDFKGATPGRMDSRGPETQQIVAGNVKNTDILQKVLVNTGYAAEFDAKF, from the coding sequence ATGCAGAAACCCGCCGTCACCGTCATGGTCAAGGCCGCCCGCCTCGCCGGCAACGTCCTGTTGCGCAACATCAACAAGCTGGAGGCGTTGAACGTCGTGCAGAAGGGGCGCATGGACTATGCCAGTGAAGTCGATGCGGATGCGGAGAAGGTGATCGTCAAGGAACTCAAGCGCGCCTATCCCGAGTACGGGATCATGGGCGAGGAAGGCGGCGTGCAGGCCGTCAACCGCTACATGTGGGTCATCGACCCGCTCGACGGCACCAGCAACTACCTCCGCGGCTTCCCGCACTACTGCGTCTCCATTGCGCTGGTCGAAAACGGCGAGCCGATCGACGCGGTGATCTTCGATCCGCTCCGCAATGAACTGTTCACCGCCAGCCGTGGCGCCGGTGCGGTGTTGAACGACCGCCGCATCCGCGTGGCCGACCGCAAGGACCTGGCGGGCGCGATGATCCACACCGGCTTCGCCCCGCGCGAGCGCAATCGCACCAGCGCCCAGCTGAAGGCGGTGGACGCGCTGCTGGTCCACGCCGAAGACGTGCGCCGCACCGGTTCGGCCGCGCTGGACCTGGCCTACGTGGCCTGCGGCCGCGCCGACGCCTACTTCGAAGCAGGCGTGAAAGCCTGGGACATCGCCGCCGGCGTACTGCTGGTCCGCGAGGCCGGCGGCCGCGTCTGCGACTTCAAGGGCGCAACCCCGGGCCGCATGGACAGCCGTGGCCCGGAAACCCAGCAGATCGTGGCCGGCAACGTGAAGAACACCGACATCCTGCAGAAGGTGCTGGTCAACACGGGCTACGCGGCCGAGTTCGACGCGAAGTTCTGA
- the htpX gene encoding protease HtpX produces MFSRIALFLATNFAVLILAGFVMRLAGIDPASMSGLLVVAAIFGFGGSLISLLLSKWMAKRSTGAVVITEPRNQTERWLLATVERQAREAGIGMPEVAVYDGPEINAFATGANRNNALVAVSTGLLQNMSEDEAEAVLGHEIAHVANGDMITMALLQGVLNTFVIVLARVVGGIIDSALSGNREGGGRGFAYFIIVFVLEMVFGLFATMIAMWFSRHREFRADAGGAHLAGRQKMIAALERLKLNHGQSTLPTQIAAFGIAGATAKKLFLSHPPLEERIAALKAASNTVA; encoded by the coding sequence ATGTTCAGTCGTATTGCCCTGTTCCTCGCGACCAACTTCGCCGTGTTGATCCTGGCAGGCTTCGTAATGCGCCTGGCCGGTATCGATCCCGCAAGCATGAGCGGCCTGCTGGTGGTTGCGGCCATCTTCGGCTTCGGCGGGTCGCTGATCTCGCTGCTGCTGTCCAAGTGGATGGCCAAGCGTTCCACGGGCGCGGTAGTGATCACCGAGCCGCGCAACCAGACCGAGCGCTGGCTGCTGGCCACGGTGGAGCGCCAGGCGCGCGAAGCCGGTATCGGCATGCCGGAAGTGGCGGTGTATGACGGCCCGGAAATCAACGCGTTCGCGACCGGTGCCAACCGCAACAACGCGCTGGTGGCGGTCTCCACGGGCCTGCTGCAGAACATGAGCGAGGACGAGGCCGAGGCGGTACTGGGCCATGAAATCGCGCACGTGGCCAACGGTGACATGATCACCATGGCGCTGCTGCAGGGCGTGCTCAACACGTTCGTGATCGTGCTGGCGCGCGTGGTCGGCGGCATCATCGACAGTGCGCTGTCGGGCAACCGCGAAGGCGGCGGCCGCGGCTTTGCCTACTTCATCATCGTGTTCGTGCTGGAAATGGTGTTCGGCCTGTTCGCGACCATGATCGCCATGTGGTTCTCGCGCCATCGCGAGTTCCGCGCCGACGCCGGCGGCGCGCACCTGGCCGGCCGGCAGAAGATGATCGCCGCACTGGAGCGCCTGAAGCTCAATCACGGCCAGAGCACCCTGCCGACCCAGATCGCCGCGTTCGGCATCGCCGGCGCCACCGCCAAGAAGCTGTTCCTGAGCCACCCGCCGCTGGAAGAGCGCATTGCCGCGCTCAAGGCCGCGAGCAACACCGTGGCCTGA
- the gluQRS gene encoding tRNA glutamyl-Q(34) synthetase GluQRS: MSMTAYRGRFAPSPTGPLHAGSLLAAFGSWLLARHARGQWLVRVEDVDPPRTVPGAIDQQLAALAAFGLGSDDAIVHQSQRDALYQAALDRLLAEDKAFACHCSRTELADQQGIHHYCVARTERARPAIRLRVPPGSVVAFDDGLRGRVRQDVHAEVGDFVLRRADGYWAYQLAVVVDDGDQAITDVVRGADLLDSTPRQILLQQALGLPTPRYLHLPLLLEPDGLKLSKSAAARPVDADRPLPALQQAWAQLGQDPACLLGTRSVAELLERAVAGFDPARLPPGDIRLDADAC; encoded by the coding sequence ATGTCCATGACTGCCTACCGCGGGCGCTTCGCCCCCTCGCCCACCGGCCCCCTCCACGCCGGCTCGCTGCTCGCCGCCTTCGGCAGCTGGCTGCTGGCCCGGCACGCCCGTGGCCAGTGGCTGGTCCGGGTCGAAGACGTCGACCCGCCCCGCACCGTGCCTGGCGCCATCGACCAGCAACTGGCGGCCCTGGCCGCCTTCGGCCTGGGCAGCGATGACGCCATCGTCCACCAGAGCCAGCGCGACGCCCTCTACCAGGCCGCGCTGGACCGCCTGCTGGCCGAGGACAAGGCCTTTGCCTGCCACTGCAGCCGTACCGAACTGGCCGACCAGCAGGGTATTCATCATTACTGCGTGGCACGTACTGAACGCGCCCGACCGGCCATCCGCCTGCGCGTGCCGCCGGGCAGCGTGGTCGCGTTCGACGACGGCCTGCGCGGCCGGGTCCGCCAGGACGTGCATGCCGAGGTCGGCGATTTCGTGCTGCGCCGGGCGGACGGCTACTGGGCTTACCAGCTGGCCGTGGTGGTCGACGACGGCGACCAGGCCATCACCGACGTGGTCCGCGGCGCTGACCTGCTCGATTCCACGCCGCGCCAGATCCTGCTGCAGCAGGCGCTGGGGCTGCCCACCCCGCGCTACCTGCACCTGCCGCTGCTGCTGGAGCCGGACGGGCTCAAACTGTCCAAATCCGCCGCCGCGCGCCCGGTCGATGCCGATCGTCCCCTGCCCGCCCTGCAGCAGGCCTGGGCGCAGCTTGGCCAGGATCCCGCATGCCTGCTGGGCACCCGCAGCGTTGCCGAGCTCCTCGAACGGGCCGTTGCCGGCTTCGACCCGGCGCGATTGCCACCGGGTGACATCCGCCTTGACGCCGACGCCTGCTGA